The proteins below are encoded in one region of Sulfolobus sp. A20:
- the gcvPA gene encoding aminomethyl-transferring glycine dehydrogenase subunit GcvPA: MDKHPWLPNLSSVEDMLKEIGINNIDELFRDIPEELKLKRLLNVGKGKPLSEYEILEEINKKANRNVDLAAPPFIGGGICPHYVPYAVKFITSRSEFYTAYTPYQPEISQGLLQALFEYQSLMAELLEMEVVNSSMYDWGSALAEAVLMANRVNGKKTVLVPENSNPFHKEVLNTWIQGKDLKVVEVKYDRQKGEIDINDLEKKFNDDVTAVYVQQPNFFGVFEENIEHIVDLAKHKKAISIMGVNPLSLGLIKPPGQYDIDVAVGDGQELGLSMNFGGPLMGIFAVRWDASLVRQMPGRIVGITRDSEGNRGYTLILQTREQFIKREKATSNITTNEGLMAIANAVYLSLLGKDGIRELAEEIYYRSHYAMKKLTQISGITRAFKSDFFEEFVLKFPTKYDIIKEMLKRHKIQGGLKISENTALFCFTEVHNKQSIDTLASVLAEAIGNVETS; encoded by the coding sequence ATGGATAAGCATCCTTGGCTTCCAAACTTAAGTTCGGTAGAAGATATGCTAAAGGAGATTGGAATAAATAATATCGATGAGTTATTCAGAGACATCCCGGAGGAACTTAAATTAAAAAGACTACTCAACGTTGGAAAAGGTAAGCCATTATCGGAATATGAGATACTAGAAGAAATCAATAAAAAGGCTAATAGGAACGTTGACTTAGCTGCCCCACCATTTATAGGTGGGGGAATCTGCCCACATTACGTCCCTTACGCAGTTAAATTTATCACTAGTAGATCAGAATTTTATACTGCATATACTCCTTATCAACCAGAAATATCACAAGGACTACTACAAGCGTTATTTGAATATCAAAGCTTAATGGCTGAATTGTTGGAAATGGAGGTAGTAAATTCTTCAATGTATGACTGGGGTTCAGCGTTAGCTGAAGCTGTGTTAATGGCAAATAGAGTCAATGGTAAGAAAACTGTATTAGTACCAGAAAATTCCAATCCATTCCATAAGGAAGTATTAAACACATGGATACAAGGTAAGGACTTAAAGGTAGTTGAAGTTAAATATGATAGACAGAAAGGTGAAATTGATATAAATGATCTTGAGAAGAAGTTTAATGATGACGTTACTGCTGTTTATGTCCAGCAGCCTAATTTCTTTGGTGTTTTTGAAGAAAATATTGAGCATATAGTTGATCTTGCTAAACATAAGAAAGCCATTAGCATAATGGGTGTAAACCCATTATCGTTAGGATTAATAAAACCTCCTGGACAATACGATATTGATGTAGCTGTCGGGGATGGACAAGAACTAGGTTTGTCCATGAATTTCGGCGGACCTCTTATGGGAATATTTGCAGTAAGATGGGATGCTTCCCTAGTAAGGCAGATGCCTGGGAGAATAGTTGGAATTACTAGGGATTCAGAAGGAAATAGAGGGTACACTCTAATTCTTCAGACGAGAGAGCAGTTTATAAAAAGGGAAAAAGCTACGTCAAATATAACTACCAATGAAGGACTGATGGCTATAGCAAATGCTGTATATCTCAGCCTATTGGGAAAGGATGGAATAAGGGAACTTGCAGAAGAAATTTACTATAGGAGCCATTACGCGATGAAAAAATTAACTCAAATTAGTGGAATAACTAGAGCATTTAAGTCTGATTTCTTCGAAGAATTTGTGTTGAAATTTCCTACGAAATATGATATAATTAAGGAGATGCTAAAACGTCATAAGATACAAGGAGGGCTAAAAATATCCGAAAACACAGCGTTATTCTGTTTTACAGAAGTTCATAATAAGCAATCGATAGATACTTTAGCTTCAGTTTTAGCAGAGGCGATTGGAAATGTGGAAACAAGCTAA
- the gcvT gene encoding glycine cleavage system aminomethyltransferase GcvT, which translates to MFVSPLYDVEEKLGANFGEFANWEMPMSFTNYMEEHMAVRNSVAFFDLSHMGRLRVKGDPKEFDMLIAKEINNSKDGNMIGPTAFLNDRGGFIDDVMVYKVSSNEWLIVTNAINRENVIKWIRNNSNLDVEDLTFKYVMIAIQGRKFEDVIGKIDLMPLQFKLNSKFLDYNVFLISRSGWTGENGVEVWASEEVGKQIILSLSKTGVKPAGLIARDSLRQEMGFVLYGEDIDDRITPVEARYWVFSLNKDFVGKQAIIQRLESGVDRFRIGFKMKKGERFIPRHLSKIYSMSREIGYVTSSTFSPYLNRAIGMGYVESKYFFLGYSLTVNIRDKQYDIKVDEFPFI; encoded by the coding sequence ATGTTTGTTTCACCGCTTTATGACGTTGAGGAAAAGTTAGGGGCGAATTTCGGAGAGTTCGCCAACTGGGAAATGCCAATGAGTTTTACGAATTACATGGAAGAACATATGGCTGTGAGAAATAGTGTAGCGTTCTTCGACCTATCTCATATGGGCAGATTAAGAGTTAAAGGTGATCCTAAAGAATTTGATATGTTAATAGCTAAGGAGATAAATAATTCTAAGGATGGGAACATGATAGGACCTACTGCTTTTCTGAACGATAGAGGCGGATTTATTGATGATGTAATGGTCTACAAGGTGTCATCCAATGAATGGTTAATAGTTACTAACGCGATAAATAGAGAAAATGTGATAAAATGGATAAGAAATAACTCCAATTTAGACGTGGAAGATTTAACGTTCAAGTACGTTATGATAGCTATTCAAGGTAGGAAATTTGAGGATGTTATAGGCAAGATTGATCTCATGCCCTTACAATTTAAATTGAATTCTAAGTTCTTGGATTATAATGTTTTTTTAATAAGCAGATCCGGTTGGACTGGAGAGAATGGAGTAGAAGTATGGGCAAGTGAAGAAGTCGGAAAACAAATAATCCTTTCATTATCGAAAACTGGTGTTAAGCCAGCTGGTCTGATAGCCAGGGATAGCTTAAGGCAAGAAATGGGCTTTGTCCTTTACGGTGAGGATATTGACGATAGGATAACTCCAGTTGAAGCTAGATACTGGGTTTTCTCGCTAAATAAAGATTTTGTAGGTAAACAAGCTATAATTCAGCGATTGGAATCCGGGGTAGATAGGTTTAGGATAGGATTTAAGATGAAGAAAGGAGAAAGATTTATTCCTAGACATCTATCTAAGATTTATTCTATGTCGAGGGAAATAGGGTACGTAACTAGTAGTACATTTTCCCCCTACTTAAATAGAGCTATAGGTATGGGCTATGTAGAATCTAAGTATTTCTTCCTAGGCTATAGTCTAACAGTTAACATAAGAGATAAACAATATGATATAAAAGTTGACGAATTTCCATTTATTTAG
- the gcvH gene encoding glycine cleavage system protein GcvH, producing MSEVKVGRYIVLRDRFYTETDEWIKFEDSIATVGITDYAQKKLRDIVGIELPQVNREVNAGDSVGVIESVKASADIYSPLSGIIVEVNQKLVEHPEIINKDPYGEGWIFKLRVSRVEEKEKLLSADKYIEKIKGG from the coding sequence ATGAGTGAAGTTAAGGTAGGTAGGTATATAGTTTTAAGGGATAGATTTTATACCGAGACAGATGAATGGATAAAATTTGAAGATAGTATTGCAACGGTTGGCATAACGGATTATGCTCAAAAGAAGTTAAGGGATATTGTTGGCATAGAGCTACCTCAAGTGAATAGGGAGGTTAATGCAGGAGATTCTGTAGGTGTTATAGAATCCGTGAAGGCATCAGCTGATATATATTCGCCATTAAGCGGTATAATTGTAGAGGTTAATCAAAAATTAGTAGAGCATCCTGAGATTATAAATAAGGATCCCTATGGTGAGGGATGGATATTTAAGTTGAGAGTTTCTAGAGTCGAAGAAAAAGAAAAATTACTTAGTGCTGATAAATATATAGAGAAAATAAAGGGTGGTTAA
- a CDS encoding proteasome assembly chaperone family protein gives MQESFDIRERYIPQLQKPTYLIVSLPDAGLVGSIAGEFLISHLNLKEFGEVFSHKYLPPISHIINGVAKSPLRLYHSDNFILLHSWVAIPANGLYPLSQLVTEYAEKYGIGTIISMTGVPISNRLDLDKPTPYWIANSEEFAKELESLNLMKKFEEGYISGPYAPILLESSKKSIRNIIIVVESFLDLPDPEASAIAIDILSKMVGFKVDTSSLLKEAEEIRGKIKGLMQQTRQEIPNYSGLRPYTYA, from the coding sequence ATGCAAGAGAGTTTTGACATCAGAGAAAGGTACATCCCACAGTTGCAGAAACCTACCTACTTAATAGTAAGTTTGCCTGATGCTGGATTAGTAGGAAGTATAGCTGGGGAATTTCTTATTAGCCACCTTAATTTAAAGGAGTTCGGAGAAGTTTTCTCTCATAAATATCTACCACCAATATCACATATAATTAATGGTGTAGCAAAATCTCCATTACGTTTGTATCATTCAGATAATTTCATTTTATTACATTCGTGGGTAGCAATTCCAGCTAATGGGTTATACCCCTTATCTCAACTCGTAACAGAATACGCAGAGAAATACGGTATAGGTACTATAATATCAATGACAGGTGTACCAATCTCAAATAGGTTAGATTTAGACAAGCCAACTCCATATTGGATAGCTAATTCGGAAGAATTTGCCAAAGAGTTAGAGTCCTTAAACTTAATGAAAAAGTTTGAAGAAGGGTATATTTCTGGACCTTATGCACCGATATTACTAGAATCCAGTAAAAAGTCTATAAGAAATATTATAATAGTAGTTGAATCATTTCTAGATCTACCGGACCCTGAAGCTTCTGCAATAGCAATTGATATTTTGTCTAAGATGGTGGGGTTTAAAGTAGATACTTCCTCTTTGCTTAAGGAAGCAGAAGAAATCAGAGGTAAAATAAAAGGGTTAATGCAACAGACGAGGCAAGAAATTCCTAATTATAGTGGACTAAGACCATACACTTATGCGTGA
- a CDS encoding Hsp20/alpha crystallin family protein — MPAYKDLYDLIRSIVQKEISKVEKEFERIEKELKEELGEFSSPLYTVYENDDYYYYLIDVPNLDLSTVFVKIEKGYLKIKCKDKLNKSYALNIPLPDDADADTLTLSRAKWLLRISLKRKK, encoded by the coding sequence ATGCCAGCATATAAGGATTTATATGATCTTATTAGATCGATTGTGCAGAAGGAAATAAGTAAAGTAGAAAAAGAATTTGAGAGGATAGAAAAAGAGTTAAAGGAAGAGTTAGGGGAGTTTAGCTCCCCGTTATATACTGTTTACGAGAATGATGATTACTATTACTACTTAATCGACGTGCCAAATCTTGATTTATCTACTGTTTTCGTAAAGATTGAAAAAGGATACTTAAAAATAAAATGTAAGGATAAGCTGAACAAGAGCTACGCATTAAATATTCCTTTACCAGACGACGCTGATGCTGATACTCTCACCTTATCTAGAGCTAAGTGGTTATTAAGGATATCTTTGAAGCGTAAAAAATAA
- a CDS encoding AbrB/MazE/SpoVT family DNA-binding domain-containing protein, whose amino-acid sequence MTAEEKKSREIETRKVQKLGSSSLFITLPKKWVSKWNIKAGDKVILESSDDGSLRLVAEKAKSNINKKYISIDLDFLKQSISTVIPCLYSLGYDEISFETKKEFNKKDIEDAMLISKQLVGAEVTESSEKRIKIECLLDTEKLGVESLLRRILNIISKRIDSLVSVISGNSSNVSDLLSNDDLKKIHLMLLRRIIGSKFQSNNEYYRNSFILINVPLLMNVDYIISRLIISASKIDNKEFVEPLKTILNNINDVLDEIIMSILFPSVKRISNGFNLIAQIRQTLFEIKDNLPQSFSLYLEDLVNLLENALNNSMCSIFLEDLPWIEKDLTS is encoded by the coding sequence TTGACTGCTGAGGAGAAAAAATCTAGGGAAATTGAGACTAGAAAAGTACAGAAATTAGGTTCATCTTCCTTATTCATTACTTTACCTAAAAAGTGGGTTAGTAAATGGAATATAAAGGCTGGTGATAAGGTTATTTTAGAGTCCTCTGATGATGGAAGTTTAAGATTAGTAGCTGAAAAAGCCAAGTCAAATATTAATAAAAAATATATTTCGATTGATTTAGATTTCTTAAAGCAATCAATTTCTACCGTGATTCCGTGTTTATACTCTTTAGGTTATGATGAAATTTCCTTTGAAACTAAGAAAGAGTTTAATAAGAAGGACATAGAAGACGCTATGTTAATATCGAAGCAACTAGTTGGTGCAGAAGTTACTGAAAGTTCAGAGAAGAGAATAAAAATAGAATGCCTTTTGGATACTGAAAAACTTGGCGTAGAATCATTACTTAGGCGTATATTGAACATCATTTCTAAGAGAATAGATAGTCTGGTAAGTGTTATATCGGGTAATAGTAGTAACGTAAGTGATTTACTATCAAATGATGACTTAAAGAAAATACATTTAATGCTATTGAGAAGAATAATAGGAAGCAAGTTCCAATCTAATAATGAATATTATAGAAATTCTTTCATATTAATAAATGTACCATTGCTTATGAACGTCGATTACATAATTTCCCGCTTAATTATATCAGCTAGTAAAATAGATAATAAAGAGTTTGTTGAGCCTTTAAAGACAATACTCAATAACATTAATGATGTATTAGATGAGATAATAATGAGTATTTTATTTCCCAGCGTAAAGAGAATATCAAATGGGTTTAATTTAATTGCTCAAATAAGACAAACTTTATTTGAAATTAAAGATAATTTGCCACAATCATTTAGTTTGTATTTAGAAGATTTAGTGAATTTATTAGAAAATGCTCTCAACAACTCTATGTGTAGCATTTTCCTAGAGGATTTGCCTTGGATAGAAAAAGATTTAACAAGCTAA
- the sufC gene encoding Fe-S cluster assembly ATPase SufC codes for MTILRIEDLHVEVEGKEILRGINLEVKSGEVHALMGPNGSGKTSLSLALMGHPKYKITKGRILLDGEDITNLETSEKAKKGLFLAFQNPIEIAGVRLSTLLVTEYNKVGGTSSSALEVISKIKSLSKEVGLADSLLNRGVFEGFSGGEKKRVEILQMLLLKPKIAILDEPDSGVDVDGLRIISYFINKLKDEINVGYLIITHYRRILDYVKADKVHVLYRGKIIAEGGMELAKLIDEKGYEAIIENNS; via the coding sequence ATGACTATTTTAAGAATTGAAGATCTACATGTAGAAGTAGAAGGAAAAGAAATTCTTAGGGGCATTAATTTAGAAGTTAAGAGCGGAGAAGTTCATGCTTTAATGGGACCTAATGGAAGTGGAAAAACGTCATTGTCATTGGCTTTGATGGGACATCCTAAGTATAAGATTACTAAAGGTAGAATATTACTCGATGGTGAAGATATAACTAATTTGGAGACGAGCGAAAAAGCGAAAAAGGGTCTATTCTTAGCCTTCCAAAATCCTATAGAGATAGCAGGAGTCAGATTATCAACACTTTTAGTTACTGAATATAACAAGGTAGGCGGTACTAGTTCCTCAGCACTAGAGGTGATAAGCAAGATAAAATCCTTAAGTAAGGAAGTAGGACTAGCGGATTCCTTGTTAAATAGAGGAGTATTTGAAGGTTTTAGCGGAGGGGAGAAAAAGAGAGTAGAGATATTACAAATGTTGTTATTAAAGCCTAAAATAGCTATTTTAGATGAACCAGATTCAGGGGTTGATGTAGACGGATTAAGAATTATTTCATATTTCATTAATAAACTGAAAGATGAGATAAATGTTGGCTATCTAATCATAACACATTATAGGAGAATATTAGACTACGTTAAAGCTGATAAGGTTCATGTATTATACAGGGGGAAAATTATAGCTGAGGGAGGAATGGAGTTAGCTAAATTGATAGATGAGAAAGGTTACGAAGCAATAATTGAGAATAATTCATAG
- the sufB gene encoding Fe-S cluster assembly protein SufB yields MTEDKISLDLNEIINATIDAKHNRLTQLEFHRRIVESGLSRSTIEEISKIKKEPEWMLKLRLKSLELFEKLPTPNWLPDVLNSLDISALELYVKPSVEKVQNWDELPKEIKQYYDELGIPESEKKFLGGLVAVLESEPIYSNVKVELQKKGVIMLPIDEAVHKYPDMMKEYFMKIFPASDHKFSALHGALWSGGVFVYVPKNVKITTPVEGFFIIGSELEGQFEHTLLIADENSYIHFIEGCTAPQFKKYSFHDGMVELYAKKNAHIKFTTIQNWSKNVINFNNKRAWADENSTVEWVEGSLGSKYSFVYPSTILRGKNASSTSLVVTMTSGEGEWKDSGSKMIHAAPYTKSKVVNKNIGFNGGVNVYRGLIRISKGAIQSKAFVKCDSLMLDDKTKAYTYPHNQVLEEDADVAHEAHTFRMNEDQLFYLMTRGVDEKEATSMLVLGFIDEIMKELPFEYATMLNKVIKLELDKLGAVA; encoded by the coding sequence ATGACTGAAGATAAAATATCATTAGATTTAAACGAGATCATCAACGCTACCATAGATGCCAAGCATAATAGATTAACGCAGTTAGAATTTCATAGAAGAATAGTAGAGTCTGGATTGAGTAGGTCTACGATAGAAGAGATTTCTAAAATTAAGAAAGAACCGGAGTGGATGCTTAAATTAAGATTAAAGAGTTTGGAATTATTTGAGAAACTACCAACACCAAATTGGCTTCCAGATGTATTAAACAGTTTAGATATTTCCGCATTAGAACTTTATGTTAAACCTAGTGTAGAGAAGGTTCAGAATTGGGATGAGCTACCAAAAGAAATAAAGCAATATTACGACGAGTTAGGTATACCAGAAAGCGAGAAGAAGTTTTTAGGGGGTTTGGTTGCAGTTCTAGAATCAGAGCCAATATACTCAAACGTAAAAGTAGAGCTACAAAAGAAGGGCGTCATAATGCTACCGATAGATGAGGCAGTACATAAGTATCCAGATATGATGAAAGAGTACTTTATGAAGATCTTCCCAGCATCCGATCATAAATTTTCAGCACTTCATGGAGCTTTATGGAGCGGAGGAGTTTTCGTTTACGTACCTAAGAACGTCAAGATAACTACGCCAGTAGAGGGATTCTTCATTATTGGTTCAGAGCTAGAAGGACAGTTTGAACATACTTTACTAATAGCAGATGAGAATTCTTATATACACTTTATTGAAGGTTGTACAGCACCCCAATTCAAGAAATACTCATTCCATGATGGAATGGTTGAGCTTTACGCGAAAAAGAACGCTCATATTAAGTTTACTACAATTCAGAACTGGAGTAAGAATGTAATTAACTTTAACAATAAACGTGCGTGGGCAGATGAGAATTCTACCGTAGAATGGGTAGAGGGATCGTTAGGATCCAAATATAGCTTCGTTTATCCATCAACGATACTTAGGGGCAAGAATGCTTCATCAACTAGTTTAGTAGTTACAATGACCAGTGGAGAAGGAGAGTGGAAGGATAGTGGATCCAAAATGATCCACGCTGCCCCTTACACTAAAAGTAAGGTTGTTAACAAAAACATTGGATTTAATGGCGGGGTTAACGTATATAGAGGATTAATAAGAATAAGTAAGGGAGCCATACAGTCAAAGGCATTTGTTAAATGCGATTCTCTCATGCTAGATGACAAGACTAAAGCTTATACTTATCCGCACAATCAAGTTTTAGAAGAAGATGCTGACGTAGCTCATGAAGCTCATACATTTAGGATGAATGAGGATCAACTATTCTATCTAATGACTAGAGGTGTTGATGAAAAAGAAGCTACTTCAATGTTAGTATTAGGATTCATAGATGAAATAATGAAGGAGTTGCCATTTGAATATGCTACAATGTTAAATAAGGTTATAAAGTTAGAATTAGATAAGCTAGGCGCAGTGGCTTAA
- a CDS encoding SufD family Fe-S cluster assembly protein, which yields MGVVEIESAKRIISENFDRKVEREEAFSLYLSKPYQVIHDSPTIKNYTDWNSYELLNLSKISLQRIHRIEEDKNNIIQIKNDDIQISKSIILDDEIHDNIISTEEHKLVALALSLSRRMIINREGEFYINHYISEDNLYSPSHIVIDAPENSKIRVIYDLANLGNNSLASPIISLNIEKNAEVELQFINTSSDNSLLFAFIKSNIKGNLSSSIFVNGNRMGHVQFITNLEEGSVSKFTSRALGLSENKIDVVNNVVHIGQRSVSNGVMKAIAAGKAFTVVRGVATISESATNSSTSIIGRSLILGSEAKSIVAPMLEVKTGRVNMAKHSAAISKIDENQIFYLQTRGLPRKEAEGLIIRGFIIEAEDSESLVNKIEEIIRSLGY from the coding sequence TTGGGAGTAGTAGAAATTGAATCTGCTAAAAGAATAATTTCTGAAAATTTTGACAGAAAAGTTGAAAGGGAAGAAGCATTTTCATTATACTTATCTAAACCATATCAAGTAATTCACGATTCACCTACCATAAAGAATTATACGGATTGGAATTCATACGAGTTATTGAATTTATCGAAAATTTCTTTGCAAAGAATTCATAGAATAGAAGAAGACAAGAATAACATCATCCAAATTAAGAATGACGATATCCAAATTAGCAAAAGTATTATTTTGGATGATGAAATTCATGATAATATAATTAGCACAGAAGAGCATAAGTTAGTAGCGTTGGCCCTATCCCTCTCTCGGCGAATGATAATAAACAGAGAAGGAGAGTTCTACATCAATCATTATATCTCTGAAGATAACTTATATTCACCGTCTCATATAGTAATAGACGCCCCTGAGAACTCCAAAATCAGAGTTATTTATGATTTAGCTAACTTAGGAAACAACTCCCTGGCTAGTCCAATTATATCGTTAAATATAGAGAAGAATGCAGAAGTGGAATTACAATTCATTAATACTTCAAGTGATAACAGTTTACTGTTTGCGTTCATAAAATCGAATATAAAGGGTAATTTAAGCTCATCAATATTTGTCAATGGTAATAGAATGGGCCACGTTCAATTTATAACTAATTTGGAAGAGGGTAGCGTGAGCAAATTTACGTCTAGAGCTTTAGGTTTGTCAGAAAATAAAATAGATGTAGTAAATAATGTAGTCCATATAGGGCAGAGAAGTGTAAGTAATGGTGTAATGAAAGCTATTGCAGCTGGTAAAGCCTTTACTGTGGTAAGGGGGGTAGCTACAATCTCTGAGTCTGCCACGAACTCCTCCACCTCAATAATAGGTAGGTCTCTAATTTTAGGTAGTGAAGCAAAATCAATTGTAGCACCTATGCTAGAAGTTAAAACTGGGAGAGTGAACATGGCTAAACACTCAGCTGCAATATCAAAGATAGATGAAAATCAAATATTTTATCTTCAAACTAGAGGTTTACCTAGAAAAGAAGCAGAAGGTTTGATCATTAGGGGATTTATAATAGAGGCTGAGGACTCTGAGTCATTAGTGAATAAAATAGAGGAGATTATAAGGAGTCTTGGTTATTAG
- a CDS encoding ribbon-helix-helix protein, CopG family — MVRVITFKAEEELLIKLDLFAVNKKMSRSEVIRKAIEKYLEEAAGGI; from the coding sequence ATGGTCAGAGTAATAACTTTCAAAGCGGAAGAGGAGCTCTTAATAAAACTGGATTTGTTTGCAGTAAATAAAAAAATGAGTAGAAGCGAAGTGATCAGGAAAGCCATAGAAAAATATTTAGAAGAAGCCGCCGGCGGGATTTGA
- the speE gene encoding polyamine aminopropyltransferase, which produces MMGWHWLLEWQTPYEFHGHLIDKVLAEEKSEYQHVMLVEFKRFGKGLIIDGKVQSTVYDEHIYHELLVHPLLLSLQNQPKDILILGGGEGATLREVLRYKSVERVVMVDIDEKVIDFAKKYLEEWHKGAFEDKRTQLIIGDGYKFVKETSQKFDAVILDLTDPIKDSTSYMLYTKEFYESLKRILKDGGGIATQATSPSFSVEVYVTIYNTIKEVFRIASASYTYMASFDGLWGFVYGGVDPSSLSPAEIDKRIKERINDKLAFYDGYSHEVSFKLPKNILEEFKKTNRISTEVNPVYVPA; this is translated from the coding sequence ATGATGGGTTGGCACTGGCTATTAGAATGGCAGACTCCATATGAGTTTCATGGTCACTTAATAGACAAAGTTCTAGCTGAAGAGAAGAGTGAATATCAGCATGTAATGCTTGTTGAATTTAAGAGATTCGGAAAGGGGCTGATAATCGATGGTAAGGTTCAATCTACTGTCTATGACGAACACATATATCATGAGTTATTAGTTCATCCTCTTTTACTATCCCTTCAAAATCAACCTAAAGATATACTCATTTTAGGTGGAGGAGAAGGAGCTACTTTAAGAGAAGTACTTAGGTATAAGAGTGTGGAAAGAGTAGTAATGGTAGATATTGATGAGAAAGTAATAGATTTTGCCAAAAAATATCTAGAAGAATGGCATAAGGGTGCTTTTGAGGACAAGAGAACGCAGTTAATAATAGGAGATGGTTATAAATTCGTAAAAGAAACTAGCCAGAAGTTTGATGCTGTTATCCTAGATTTAACTGATCCAATTAAAGATTCTACGTCCTACATGTTATACACTAAGGAATTTTATGAAAGTTTAAAGAGAATATTAAAAGATGGTGGGGGAATTGCCACTCAAGCTACTTCTCCTTCATTTTCGGTTGAAGTTTATGTTACGATATATAATACAATAAAGGAAGTGTTTAGAATTGCTTCAGCCTCATATACTTATATGGCGTCTTTTGATGGATTATGGGGGTTTGTTTATGGCGGAGTAGATCCTTCATCTCTATCTCCCGCTGAGATAGATAAGAGAATTAAAGAGAGGATAAACGACAAATTAGCGTTTTACGATGGATACTCTCACGAAGTTTCATTTAAATTGCCTAAGAATATCTTGGAGGAATTTAAGAAGACAAATAGGATATCTACTGAAGTTAATCCTGTTTATGTTCCCGCATAA
- a CDS encoding 50S ribosomal protein L37e yields MKGTPSFGKMNKTPTHIRCRRCGRNSYNVRKHYCAACGFGRTRKIKRYNWQNKKVNGVRLV; encoded by the coding sequence ATGAAAGGAACACCATCTTTTGGAAAAATGAATAAGACCCCAACGCATATAAGATGTAGAAGATGTGGTAGGAACTCATATAACGTTAGAAAACATTACTGTGCCGCTTGTGGATTCGGAAGAACAAGGAAAATTAAGAGATATAATTGGCAGAACAAGAAAGTTAACGGGGTTAGGCTAGTATAA
- a CDS encoding LSM domain-containing protein: MAETAHKVLAESLNNLVLVKLKGNKEVRGVLRSYDQHMNLVLSDSEEIQSDGSGKKLGTIVIRGDNVILISPLQTT; encoded by the coding sequence TTGGCAGAAACAGCTCACAAGGTACTAGCAGAATCACTAAACAATTTAGTATTAGTGAAGCTAAAGGGAAATAAGGAAGTAAGAGGAGTATTAAGAAGTTATGATCAGCACATGAATTTAGTATTATCAGATTCGGAAGAAATACAGAGCGATGGAAGCGGCAAAAAACTAGGAACAATAGTTATAAGAGGAGATAATGTAATATTAATCTCTCCACTACAAACGACGTAG